A genomic stretch from Aminobacter aminovorans includes:
- a CDS encoding class I SAM-dependent methyltransferase: protein MNNRYGTLASWVYNLDKPVGRSFGDIEYYRGRLADCAGSILEPAVGNGRFFVPMLEAGFDISGFDPSNEMLGFCRRACAERSLDGGRVSHGTFETFACDRRFAAIVVPLGSFQLITDMAVAKAVLRRFFDHLAPDGRLMIDLDAIGGFLGEGGRVRSWTTEHGDLMTLTDARGSTDYVAQTTVTHLRYELWKDTKLVDTELELFSLRWWGVEEFAMALREAGFVDVVASGDYRYGQAPATGCETISVEARRPE from the coding sequence ATGAACAACAGATACGGAACGCTCGCCTCCTGGGTCTACAATCTCGACAAGCCGGTTGGGCGCTCGTTCGGAGACATCGAATATTATCGCGGGCGTCTTGCCGATTGTGCCGGCTCCATCCTGGAGCCTGCTGTCGGCAATGGTCGCTTTTTCGTGCCGATGCTGGAAGCCGGTTTCGACATCAGCGGCTTCGACCCCTCGAACGAGATGCTTGGCTTTTGCCGCAGGGCCTGTGCGGAGCGCTCGCTCGACGGGGGGCGGGTCAGCCATGGGACGTTCGAGACATTCGCTTGCGATCGCCGCTTTGCGGCAATCGTCGTGCCGCTTGGCTCGTTCCAGCTGATCACCGACATGGCTGTGGCGAAGGCCGTTCTGCGGCGATTCTTCGATCATCTGGCGCCGGACGGGCGGCTGATGATCGACCTGGACGCCATCGGCGGCTTCCTGGGTGAGGGTGGCCGGGTGCGGAGTTGGACCACCGAGCACGGCGATCTGATGACGCTGACCGATGCGCGCGGTTCAACCGACTACGTCGCGCAGACCACCGTGACGCATCTGCGCTACGAACTGTGGAAGGACACCAAGCTCGTCGACACCGAACTGGAGCTGTTCAGCCTGCGTTGGTGGGGCGTCGAGGAGTTTGCCATGGCGCTGCGCGAAGCGGGTTTCGTCGACGTCGTCGCCTCTGGTGACTATCGCTACGGCCAGGCGCCGGCCACTGGCTGCGAGACGATCAGCGTCGAGGCGCGCCGGCCAGAATGA
- a CDS encoding ABC-F family ATP-binding cassette domain-containing protein, with product MPASISLSNIAWSTPEGRTLFANLSLNFETGRSGLVGRNGVGKSTLLHLISGLLKPQAGKVSVVGTLGLLRQAAQVSPGETVADLFGASERLDLLRRAEAGLASVEELASADWTLEARIEAALARVGLSAEPATALKALSGGQRTRAGLAALVFGAPDFILLDEPTNNLDRNGRGAVIDLLAGWRSGAIVISHDRELLDTMDAIVELTSLGATRYGGNWSLYRERKVTELAAARHDLLDAERRVLDIAQKAQATAERKARKDGAGKSKAAKGDMPRILIGGLKNRAENTSGENIRLAERRRAQAEADAAAAHERIEVLQPISLKLPSTGLPPGKAVLRIYRLTAGYEAGKPIIADFSLDLTGAERVTISGGNGTGKTTLLKAISGKLKPWLGNVSVLTAYAMLDQQVGLLDAEASIRDNFRRINPEADENACRAALARFMFRADAALQVVGSLSGGQLLRAGLACVLGGKVPPALLILDEPTNHLDIDAIEAVEAGLRAYDGALLVVSHDQAFLEAIGITRRVEMAACTNIR from the coding sequence ATGCCTGCATCCATCTCTCTGTCGAATATTGCCTGGTCCACGCCTGAAGGCCGGACGCTCTTTGCCAATCTATCGCTGAACTTCGAAACCGGCCGCTCGGGGCTTGTCGGACGCAATGGCGTCGGCAAGTCGACGCTTCTGCATCTGATATCGGGTTTGCTAAAGCCGCAGGCCGGCAAGGTATCCGTCGTTGGCACGCTCGGGCTGCTGCGCCAGGCCGCGCAGGTCTCGCCTGGTGAAACCGTGGCCGACCTGTTCGGGGCATCTGAGAGGCTCGACCTGCTGCGCCGTGCTGAGGCCGGACTTGCCAGTGTCGAGGAATTGGCCAGTGCCGACTGGACGCTGGAGGCACGCATCGAGGCTGCGCTCGCCCGCGTCGGGTTGAGCGCGGAGCCTGCGACGGCGCTCAAGGCCCTGTCCGGCGGCCAGCGTACGCGTGCGGGGCTGGCCGCACTGGTCTTCGGCGCGCCCGATTTCATCCTGCTCGACGAGCCGACCAACAATCTCGACCGGAATGGGCGGGGGGCGGTAATCGACTTGCTGGCCGGCTGGCGATCAGGGGCCATCGTCATAAGCCACGACCGCGAGTTGCTGGACACGATGGACGCCATCGTTGAGCTGACGTCGCTGGGAGCCACGCGTTATGGCGGCAACTGGAGTCTCTATCGCGAGCGCAAGGTGACCGAACTGGCTGCCGCCCGGCACGATTTGCTCGACGCCGAAAGGCGCGTGTTGGACATTGCGCAGAAGGCCCAGGCGACAGCCGAGCGCAAGGCGCGCAAGGACGGTGCCGGCAAAAGCAAGGCCGCCAAAGGCGACATGCCGCGCATCTTGATAGGCGGGCTGAAGAACCGCGCCGAGAACACGTCAGGCGAGAACATCCGGCTGGCCGAGCGCCGGCGCGCCCAGGCGGAAGCGGATGCCGCCGCCGCTCACGAGCGGATCGAGGTGCTGCAGCCCATCTCGCTGAAACTGCCGTCGACCGGATTGCCGCCCGGAAAGGCCGTGCTGCGTATCTACCGGTTAACGGCGGGCTATGAAGCGGGCAAGCCGATCATTGCCGATTTCTCACTCGATCTCACCGGCGCCGAGCGGGTTACCATAAGCGGCGGCAATGGCACGGGGAAAACCACGCTGCTCAAGGCAATCTCGGGCAAGCTCAAGCCGTGGCTAGGCAACGTCTCGGTGCTGACCGCCTATGCCATGCTCGACCAGCAGGTCGGCCTGCTCGACGCCGAGGCGTCGATCCGTGACAATTTCCGCCGCATCAATCCCGAGGCGGACGAGAATGCCTGTCGTGCGGCGCTGGCGCGCTTCATGTTCCGCGCCGATGCGGCCTTGCAGGTCGTGGGCAGCCTGAGCGGCGGCCAGTTGCTGCGGGCGGGGCTCGCATGCGTGCTCGGCGGCAAGGTGCCGCCAGCGTTGCTGATCCTCGACGAGCCGACCAATCATCTTGATATCGACGCCATCGAGGCAGTGGAGGCCGGATTGCGTGCCTATGACGGAGCGTTGCTGGTGGTCAGCCACGACCAGGCCTTCCTCGAAGCCATCGGCATCACCAGGCGGGTGGAGATGGCGGCCTGCACCAACATCAGATGA
- a CDS encoding acetolactate synthase large subunit, which translates to MSEAGRTTHGNGADVLTDVLLVNGVDVCFANPGTSEMHFVAALDRKPQLRCILGLHENVVTGAADGYARMTGRPAATLLHTGPGLANGLANMHNARRARTPMVNIVGDHASYHLPLDAPLTSDIDGLARPMSNWVRRVTGPDDVGPAAEAACRASLTPPGVATLILPADSAWGHPAAGQRPLQKVVLDPPRAPDPDAVRDVAKAIRANPGRTGMVLSGAAALAEGLELAGRIASGCDVTLFNEVLVAHTQRGRGRMAPARIPYPIDMALEFMRDIDVLVLVGAPEPVAFFAYPGKPGKLVRADCSVLTLARHGDDLLAALDALREELGVTRGGIVPLALPMDEGVPSGPLTDDAVAVTVAARLPENAIVVEESVTSGRRFFPLSAFSAPHDFIMTTGGSIGEGIPLATGAAVACPERKVINLQADGSAMYTLQGLWTQARENLDVVTIIFSNRTYAILHAEMRNVGVATVGRNATRMLDLDSPALDWASLARGMGVEAAVATTCEQFADLFEAALRRRGPFLIEARL; encoded by the coding sequence ATGAGCGAAGCCGGCCGAACGACGCACGGGAACGGGGCCGACGTGCTGACGGACGTGCTTCTGGTCAATGGCGTCGATGTCTGCTTCGCGAATCCCGGCACGTCGGAGATGCATTTCGTGGCTGCGCTCGACCGCAAGCCGCAACTGCGCTGCATTCTCGGGCTGCACGAGAATGTCGTTACCGGTGCCGCCGACGGCTATGCGAGGATGACGGGCAGGCCGGCGGCCACGCTGCTGCATACCGGGCCGGGACTGGCCAATGGCCTTGCCAACATGCACAACGCGAGGCGAGCCCGTACGCCGATGGTCAACATCGTCGGCGACCATGCCTCGTATCACCTGCCGCTCGATGCGCCGCTGACCAGCGACATTGACGGGCTGGCGCGGCCGATGTCGAACTGGGTGCGGCGGGTGACCGGCCCCGATGATGTCGGACCGGCGGCGGAGGCCGCCTGTCGCGCTTCTTTGACGCCGCCGGGCGTGGCAACGCTGATCCTGCCGGCAGATTCTGCCTGGGGCCATCCGGCTGCTGGGCAAAGACCGCTCCAGAAGGTCGTCCTCGATCCGCCACGTGCGCCCGATCCCGATGCCGTTCGTGATGTTGCCAAGGCCATCCGCGCCAATCCCGGCAGGACCGGCATGGTGTTGAGCGGCGCTGCGGCGCTGGCCGAGGGGCTCGAACTTGCCGGGCGGATCGCCAGCGGCTGCGACGTGACGCTGTTCAACGAGGTGCTGGTTGCTCATACTCAGCGCGGGCGAGGGCGGATGGCGCCGGCGCGCATTCCCTATCCGATCGACATGGCGCTGGAGTTCATGCGCGACATCGACGTTCTGGTGCTGGTCGGTGCGCCGGAACCGGTCGCCTTCTTCGCCTATCCCGGCAAGCCGGGCAAGCTGGTGCGCGCAGATTGCAGCGTGCTGACGCTTGCCCGGCATGGCGACGACCTGCTGGCTGCGCTCGACGCGCTGCGCGAGGAGCTGGGCGTGACGCGCGGCGGGATCGTGCCGCTGGCGCTGCCGATGGACGAAGGCGTGCCGTCAGGCCCGCTGACCGACGATGCGGTGGCCGTCACCGTCGCGGCGAGGTTGCCGGAGAACGCGATCGTCGTCGAGGAGTCAGTCACCTCCGGCCGGCGCTTCTTTCCGTTGTCGGCCTTTTCGGCACCGCACGACTTCATCATGACCACTGGCGGCTCCATCGGCGAGGGTATCCCGCTGGCGACGGGAGCGGCAGTGGCCTGCCCGGAGCGCAAGGTGATCAATCTCCAGGCGGACGGCAGCGCCATGTACACGCTGCAGGGGCTGTGGACGCAGGCGCGCGAAAATCTCGACGTGGTCACGATCATCTTTTCGAACCGTACCTATGCCATCCTGCATGCCGAAATGCGCAATGTCGGCGTGGCGACGGTGGGCCGGAATGCGACGCGCATGCTCGACCTCGACAGCCCGGCGCTCGACTGGGCATCGCTGGCGCGCGGCATGGGCGTGGAAGCGGCAGTCGCCACGACATGCGAGCAGTTTGCGGATCTGTTCGAAGCGGCGCTCAGGCGGCGCGGGCCGTTTCTGATTGAGGCGCGGCTCTGA
- a CDS encoding DUF4864 domain-containing protein — MRRAALLACLLMSLPAFAGEAEIKAAQDSIAGQLHAFRADDNATAYSYAAPNVRRIFPTVDTFMSMVAGAYKPVHKPQSFSFGKFQEMNPTSIIQQVIIVGADGKDYEAVYTLELQPDGIWRITGVSLRASNSLST; from the coding sequence ATGCGCCGTGCCGCCCTGCTTGCCTGCCTGCTCATGTCGCTTCCGGCATTTGCCGGCGAGGCCGAAATCAAGGCCGCCCAAGACAGCATTGCCGGCCAGTTGCATGCCTTCCGCGCCGACGACAATGCCACCGCCTACAGCTACGCCGCACCCAATGTGAGGCGGATCTTCCCGACCGTCGACACCTTCATGAGCATGGTGGCAGGCGCCTACAAGCCGGTGCACAAGCCACAGAGCTTTTCATTCGGAAAATTCCAGGAAATGAACCCGACGTCGATCATCCAGCAGGTCATCATCGTCGGGGCCGACGGCAAGGACTACGAAGCCGTCTACACGCTCGAGCTTCAGCCCGACGGCATCTGGCGCATCACCGGCGTCAGCCTGCGCGCCTCGAATTCGCTCAGCACCTGA
- a CDS encoding Lrp/AsnC ligand binding domain-containing protein, with protein sequence MKTFFVQIKCELGKAYEVASALADAEIASEIYSTAGNFDLLAKFYVDDEEDIGHFVNEKVHAIGNIKDTFTTVTFRAF encoded by the coding sequence ATGAAGACCTTTTTCGTGCAGATCAAATGCGAGCTCGGCAAGGCCTATGAGGTGGCGAGTGCATTGGCGGACGCCGAAATCGCTTCGGAAATCTATTCGACGGCCGGCAATTTCGACCTGCTGGCAAAGTTCTATGTCGATGACGAGGAAGACATCGGCCATTTCGTCAACGAGAAGGTCCATGCCATAGGCAACATCAAGGACACCTTCACCACGGTGACGTTCCGCGCGTTCTGA
- a CDS encoding circularly permuted type 2 ATP-grasp protein produces the protein MVAFDEMLPAEAGLRRPYEAYDGWLKNQDPARLTEKMRDAERVFRKTGITFAVYGEQEASERLIPFDIVPRIISGNEWRRLTQGIEQRVQALNAFLDDIYHRQEILRAGRVPRELIAANEAFLPEMIGVRPPAGVYTHIIGVDVVRISENEFYVLEDNARTPSGVSYMLENRETMLQLFPELFQRIKVHPVENYPQLLRQSLAAVRPNGVSGAPTIAVLTPGSFNSAYFEHAFLADQMGVQLVEGQDLRVVDGHVAMRTTEGYKRIDVLYRRVDDAYLDPLTFNPDSALGVPGIMDVYRAGNITIANAPGTGIADDKAIYSYMPEIVEFYTGRKPILGNIPTWRCSEPDSLKYVQEHLAELVVKEVHGSGGYGMLVGPAASRKEREEFSKKLAARPSNYIAQPTLSLSTCPILTEKGLAPRHVDLRPFVLVSDRIRIVPGGLTRVALKEGSLVVNSSQGGGTKDTWVLDD, from the coding sequence TTGGTTGCGTTCGACGAAATGCTGCCGGCAGAAGCCGGACTGAGAAGACCCTACGAAGCCTATGACGGCTGGCTGAAAAATCAGGATCCTGCCCGACTTACAGAGAAGATGCGCGATGCCGAGCGGGTGTTCCGCAAGACCGGCATCACCTTTGCCGTCTATGGCGAGCAGGAAGCATCGGAACGGCTGATCCCGTTCGACATCGTCCCCCGCATCATATCAGGCAATGAGTGGCGCCGGCTGACACAAGGCATAGAGCAGCGCGTGCAGGCGCTGAACGCTTTCCTAGACGACATCTACCACCGTCAGGAGATACTCCGCGCTGGACGTGTGCCGCGGGAGCTGATCGCTGCCAACGAGGCCTTCCTGCCTGAAATGATCGGGGTCCGGCCGCCGGCGGGCGTCTACACCCACATCATCGGCGTCGACGTCGTGCGCATCTCCGAGAACGAGTTCTACGTGCTTGAGGACAATGCGCGCACGCCCTCCGGCGTGTCCTATATGCTCGAGAACCGCGAAACGATGCTGCAGCTCTTCCCCGAGCTGTTCCAGCGCATCAAGGTGCATCCGGTCGAGAACTATCCGCAACTGCTCAGGCAGTCGCTGGCCGCGGTGCGGCCCAACGGGGTGAGTGGCGCCCCGACGATTGCGGTGCTGACGCCGGGCAGCTTCAACTCGGCCTACTTCGAGCATGCATTCCTGGCCGACCAGATGGGCGTGCAACTGGTGGAGGGGCAGGATTTGCGCGTCGTCGACGGCCATGTGGCGATGCGCACGACCGAAGGCTACAAGCGGATCGACGTGCTCTACCGCCGCGTCGACGACGCTTATCTCGACCCGTTGACCTTCAATCCGGATTCAGCGCTTGGCGTGCCCGGCATCATGGACGTCTACCGCGCCGGCAACATCACCATCGCCAACGCTCCCGGCACTGGCATCGCTGACGACAAAGCGATCTACTCCTATATGCCCGAGATCGTCGAGTTCTATACCGGACGCAAGCCGATCCTCGGCAACATCCCGACCTGGCGCTGCTCGGAACCCGACAGCCTGAAGTATGTCCAGGAGCACCTGGCCGAACTGGTGGTCAAGGAAGTGCACGGTTCGGGCGGCTATGGCATGCTGGTCGGGCCGGCCGCGTCCAGGAAAGAGCGCGAGGAGTTTTCGAAGAAACTCGCAGCACGCCCGTCGAACTACATCGCCCAGCCCACGCTGTCGCTGTCGACCTGCCCGATCCTGACCGAGAAGGGCCTGGCCCCGCGCCACGTTGACCTCAGGCCGTTCGTGCTGGTCTCTGATCGCATCCGCATCGTGCCCGGCGGGTTGACGCGGGTAGCGCTCAAGGAAGGTTCGCTTGTGGTGAACTCGTCTCAAGGTGGCGGGACAAAAGACACGTGGGTTTTGGACGACTGA